A portion of the Altererythrobacter sp. Root672 genome contains these proteins:
- a CDS encoding DUF1905 domain-containing protein: MSADPVTFSAPLQIWTNEAENSSVGFVILPAEAAEQVAGHELVRRLELGKRRGFGSVKVTAHVGSSTWDTSVFPQKGRESWFMAVKVGVRRAEAIEEGDLVEIELELH, translated from the coding sequence GTGAGTGCCGATCCGGTCACCTTCTCTGCCCCGCTGCAGATCTGGACCAACGAGGCTGAGAACAGTTCGGTCGGTTTCGTCATCCTGCCGGCCGAGGCTGCCGAGCAAGTCGCCGGGCATGAGCTGGTGCGGAGATTGGAACTCGGCAAGCGGCGTGGCTTCGGCTCGGTCAAGGTCACGGCTCACGTCGGCAGCAGCACCTGGGACACTTCGGTCTTCCCGCAGAAGGGCCGCGAGAGCTGGTTCATGGCGGTGAAGGTTGGCGTCCGCCGGGCCGAAGCGATCGAAGAAGGCGACCTGGTCGAGATCGAACTAGAGTTGCACTAG
- a CDS encoding RelA/SpoT family protein: protein MLRQYELVERVKAYDPDADEALLNRAYVYTVQKHGTQKRASGDPYFSHPVEVAGLMTDLKLDQETIVTALLHDTVEDTLATIEDIEKNFGSDVAKLVDGVTKLSKIEQLAENQRVAENLRKFFLAMSEDIRVLLVKLGDRLHNMRTLHFIKSPEKRKRIARETMDIYAPLAERVGMYEYMREMQLLAFEQLEPEAYATITGRLEQIRSSEGGQVDAIALKIKQALAAEGMKVEVWGREKHPYSIWKKMAERHVSFEQITDIMAFRVLAESVGDCYSALGVLHQAWQFVPGRFKDYISTPKTNGYRSLHTSLIFENSMRVEVQIRTREMHRLNEFGLAAHWAYKQGDKPDGQVGWLRDLIEIVDSSHDAEELLEHTRLAIYQDRIFAFTPKGALFQLPKGATPVDFAFAVHTDLGAHTVGAKINGRHMPLRTPLNNGDVVEIIKGANAEPQLSWLAFVVTGKARASIRRSVRAKERAEVVTIGRELFAQIAERLPAKIGKKAIASAAERLDLEDEEDLMYAIGAAKVDDREVMEALVPGSTVDLPDEPTQARAISIKGLTPGMGFTLAECCHPVPGDRIVGLRRKGEGVEVHAIDCMELANGVDADWIDLSWGERSQGAVGRLRVVLYHKLGTLAEMAGIFAKNRANVITLEQTELDDPFHTYEVDMEVQDLAHLTRIVSALRASDAVAEAERI from the coding sequence ATGCTGCGTCAGTACGAACTAGTGGAGCGGGTCAAAGCTTATGACCCGGATGCCGACGAGGCGCTGCTCAACCGCGCCTATGTCTATACCGTGCAGAAGCACGGCACGCAGAAGCGTGCGAGCGGGGACCCCTACTTCAGCCACCCGGTCGAAGTGGCCGGCCTGATGACCGACCTCAAACTCGACCAGGAAACGATCGTCACCGCGCTGCTGCACGACACGGTCGAGGACACGCTGGCGACGATCGAGGACATCGAGAAGAACTTCGGTTCGGATGTCGCCAAGCTGGTCGACGGGGTTACCAAGCTCTCCAAGATCGAGCAGCTGGCCGAGAACCAGCGCGTGGCGGAGAACCTGCGCAAGTTCTTCCTCGCCATGAGCGAGGACATCCGCGTGCTCCTGGTCAAGCTCGGCGACCGGCTGCACAACATGCGCACGCTGCACTTCATCAAGAGCCCGGAGAAGCGCAAGCGCATCGCCCGCGAGACGATGGACATCTATGCCCCCCTGGCCGAGCGGGTGGGCATGTACGAATACATGCGCGAGATGCAGTTGCTCGCGTTCGAACAGCTCGAGCCCGAAGCCTACGCCACCATCACCGGACGGCTCGAACAGATCCGCAGTTCCGAAGGCGGGCAAGTCGATGCGATCGCGCTCAAGATCAAGCAGGCCCTGGCCGCTGAGGGGATGAAGGTCGAAGTCTGGGGACGCGAGAAACACCCCTATTCGATCTGGAAGAAGATGGCCGAACGGCACGTCAGCTTCGAACAGATCACCGACATCATGGCCTTCCGCGTGCTCGCGGAGTCGGTGGGCGATTGCTACAGCGCGCTCGGAGTGTTGCACCAGGCGTGGCAGTTCGTGCCGGGCCGGTTCAAGGACTACATCTCGACCCCGAAGACCAACGGCTACCGGTCGCTCCACACCTCCTTGATTTTCGAGAACTCGATGCGCGTCGAAGTGCAGATCCGCACGCGCGAGATGCATCGCCTGAACGAGTTCGGCCTCGCCGCTCACTGGGCCTACAAGCAGGGCGACAAGCCCGATGGCCAGGTCGGCTGGCTGCGCGACCTGATCGAGATCGTCGATTCCAGCCACGACGCCGAAGAGCTGCTCGAACACACCCGGCTGGCGATCTACCAGGACCGCATCTTCGCTTTCACCCCCAAGGGCGCGCTGTTCCAGCTGCCGAAAGGCGCGACCCCGGTCGACTTCGCCTTCGCCGTCCACACGGACCTCGGGGCGCATACCGTCGGCGCCAAGATCAACGGCCGCCACATGCCGCTGCGCACGCCGCTCAACAACGGCGACGTGGTGGAGATCATCAAGGGCGCCAACGCTGAGCCGCAATTGTCCTGGCTCGCCTTCGTGGTGACGGGCAAGGCGCGCGCCTCGATCCGCCGCTCGGTGCGCGCGAAGGAGCGCGCGGAAGTCGTCACCATCGGGCGCGAGCTGTTCGCCCAGATCGCCGAGCGCCTGCCCGCCAAAATCGGCAAGAAGGCGATCGCCTCAGCCGCCGAGCGCCTCGACCTCGAGGACGAGGAAGACCTCATGTACGCCATCGGCGCCGCCAAGGTGGACGATCGCGAGGTGATGGAAGCGCTCGTACCCGGCAGCACCGTCGATCTCCCCGACGAGCCGACACAGGCGCGGGCGATCTCGATCAAGGGCCTGACGCCGGGCATGGGCTTCACGCTCGCCGAATGCTGCCACCCTGTCCCGGGCGACCGGATCGTGGGCCTCAGGCGCAAGGGCGAAGGGGTCGAGGTTCATGCGATCGACTGCATGGAGCTTGCCAACGGCGTCGATGCCGACTGGATCGACCTTTCGTGGGGCGAACGGTCGCAAGGCGCCGTTGGGCGGCTGCGGGTCGTGCTCTATCACAAGCTAGGTACGCTGGCGGAAATGGCCGGCATCTTCGCCAAGAACCGCGCCAACGTGATCACGTTGGAGCAGACCGAACTGGACGACCCGTTCCACACTTACGAGGTGGACATGGAAGTGCAGGATCTCGCCCACCTTACCCGCATCGTCAGTGCCCTCCGGGCGAGTGATGCGGTGGCAGAGGCCGAGCGTATCTAG
- a CDS encoding helix-turn-helix transcriptional regulator, whose translation MSARIYNRIAVFRAEVGMTRKALAEKVGVNPQTIGFLERGDYNPSLELALRVSQVFKVPIELLFSFTPFPSVAATLLGQESDDALQG comes from the coding sequence ATGAGCGCACGAATATACAACCGCATCGCTGTATTCCGCGCCGAGGTGGGGATGACCCGCAAGGCGCTTGCCGAAAAGGTCGGCGTCAATCCGCAGACGATCGGGTTCCTCGAACGGGGGGACTACAACCCCAGCCTCGAACTCGCGCTGCGTGTCTCGCAGGTGTTCAAGGTGCCGATCGAGCTGCTGTTTTCCTTTACCCCATTCCCGAGCGTGGCGGCGACCCTGCTCGGCCAGGAGAGTGATGATGCCTTACAAGGGTGA
- a CDS encoding aminotransferase, which translates to MNPPATTIFDRMSALARELGAINLGQGFPDLPEPPELLEAAQRALVEKSNQYPPMRGLAELRDAVVSYYAREQGLQIKPEEVIVTSGATEALAAAILAFLRPGDEAILFQPFYDAYLPLVERAGGVARTVSLVPPNWTLPLDQFEAVIGPRTRLVILNTPNNPTGTLVDRATLEALGELCERHDLILLCDEVWEGMIYGGATHVSPLAISSLRERAVKVGSAGKLFSLTGWKIGWAVAAPPLAEAIARQHQYLTFTTPTPLQWAVTEGLALPTEWHAVHRARYEAGRERLVSGLTAAGYVLLPSEGTWFVTVDLTASGLPPDDEVIAERMIREVSVASIPPSVFYRDDPERGYLRLCFAKEDATLDEAIARLARFRNG; encoded by the coding sequence ATGAACCCCCCTGCGACCACGATCTTCGACCGCATGTCCGCCCTGGCGCGGGAGCTTGGCGCGATCAATCTGGGGCAGGGCTTTCCCGACTTGCCCGAGCCGCCAGAGCTGCTGGAGGCTGCGCAACGGGCGTTGGTCGAGAAGTCGAACCAGTACCCGCCGATGCGCGGGCTGGCCGAACTGCGCGATGCCGTCGTCAGCTACTACGCGAGGGAGCAGGGGCTGCAGATCAAGCCTGAAGAGGTCATCGTCACCTCTGGTGCCACCGAGGCGCTTGCAGCGGCCATTCTCGCCTTCTTGAGACCAGGCGATGAGGCGATCCTGTTCCAGCCGTTCTACGACGCCTACTTGCCCCTGGTGGAGCGCGCAGGCGGGGTGGCTCGCACGGTCAGCCTGGTCCCGCCGAATTGGACATTACCGCTCGATCAGTTCGAAGCCGTGATCGGGCCGAGGACGCGGCTCGTCATTCTCAACACTCCCAACAACCCAACCGGCACGCTGGTGGACCGCGCCACGCTGGAAGCCTTGGGCGAGTTGTGCGAGCGCCACGACCTCATCCTGCTGTGCGACGAGGTGTGGGAGGGCATGATCTATGGCGGTGCAACGCACGTTTCCCCGCTCGCAATCTCGTCCCTGCGCGAGCGTGCGGTAAAGGTCGGATCGGCGGGCAAGCTCTTCTCGCTTACCGGGTGGAAGATCGGTTGGGCTGTTGCCGCGCCGCCGCTGGCTGAAGCGATCGCGCGGCAGCATCAATACCTGACCTTCACCACGCCCACTCCGCTGCAATGGGCCGTAACCGAAGGGTTGGCGCTGCCGACCGAATGGCACGCGGTGCACCGGGCACGCTACGAGGCTGGACGCGAACGGTTGGTAAGCGGACTGACGGCTGCCGGCTATGTCCTGCTGCCGTCGGAAGGAACTTGGTTCGTCACGGTAGACCTCACCGCATCAGGTCTGCCGCCCGACGACGAAGTCATCGCCGAGCGCATGATCCGCGAGGTTAGCGTGGCTTCGATCCCGCCGTCGGTGTTCTACCGGGACGATCCCGAACGCGGTTACCTGCGGCTCTGCTTTGCCAAGGAGGATGCCACTCTAGACGAGGCGATTGCGAGGTTGGCACGGTTTAGAAACGGCTAA
- a CDS encoding M1 family metallopeptidase, with the protein MRFAASLALLLATVAAVPVQAQSAEMVSPVLLSEDARDSWSFAQPEVARVTHVALDLALDFEAKSVGGTATLDIAARPDADTIVLDSEGLQIACITDEAGRELAFTVGDEVKGKGAPVTVTIGKARRIVVTYAAAPEAEALQWLAPEQTAGGKYPYLLSQGQAILNRSWVPTQDSPGIRQTWEARIVAPKPLTVVMSGLKIGEPEDLGSTRAFRFAMDKPVAPYLIAIAAGDIAFRELGPRTGVWTEPSMLDAAAAELVDTEKMVGAAEALYGPYRWGRYDMIVLPPSFPYGGMENPVMTFLTPTFIAGDRSLTGLVAHELAHSWSGNLVTNANWSDSWLNEGVTSYFENRIVEALYGSRRASQEAALSFAEVEKVLAKKGADAPVTALHLPKGADGVDDSESGIVYDKGAVFLRTVEKAVGRERFDAWLRQWFDSHAFQPATSAMIVADMREHLIAGAAQLEEQLMLDQWVYAPGLPSNVARPSASAFAEVDAAASHYPSTHFIDPEAWAGWTTAERQRLIAKLPKKLSHDELDRLDRDLGLSHSGNSEVLFAWLELALANRYDPAVPVAEKFLGEVGRRKFVLPLFEALWGEAEWGQPIAKRIYAETRAGYHSVTQGSVDKLVATGG; encoded by the coding sequence ATGCGTTTCGCTGCCTCGCTTGCCTTGCTCCTCGCGACCGTTGCCGCAGTCCCCGTGCAGGCGCAGTCTGCCGAGATGGTTTCCCCGGTGCTCCTGAGCGAAGACGCGCGCGATTCGTGGAGTTTTGCCCAGCCGGAAGTGGCGCGGGTGACGCACGTAGCGCTCGATCTGGCGCTCGACTTCGAGGCCAAGAGCGTGGGTGGCACCGCTACGCTCGACATCGCCGCGCGGCCTGACGCGGATACGATCGTGCTCGACAGCGAGGGGCTGCAGATCGCCTGCATCACCGACGAGGCAGGGCGGGAACTGGCCTTCACAGTGGGAGACGAGGTCAAGGGCAAGGGCGCGCCGGTCACTGTCACTATCGGCAAGGCCCGCCGTATCGTGGTGACATATGCCGCAGCACCCGAAGCCGAGGCCTTGCAATGGCTGGCGCCGGAGCAAACCGCAGGCGGCAAATATCCCTACCTTCTGAGCCAGGGCCAGGCGATCCTCAACCGCAGTTGGGTGCCGACGCAGGACAGCCCCGGCATCCGCCAGACCTGGGAGGCGCGCATCGTCGCTCCCAAGCCGCTGACCGTAGTGATGTCCGGCCTCAAGATCGGTGAGCCCGAGGACCTCGGCAGCACCCGCGCGTTCCGCTTTGCGATGGACAAACCGGTTGCACCTTATCTGATCGCCATTGCCGCGGGTGACATCGCCTTCCGCGAGCTCGGCCCGCGCACCGGTGTGTGGACCGAACCCTCGATGCTCGATGCCGCTGCAGCCGAACTGGTCGACACCGAGAAGATGGTCGGGGCGGCCGAGGCGCTTTACGGTCCCTATCGCTGGGGTCGCTACGACATGATCGTCCTGCCGCCGAGCTTCCCTTACGGCGGCATGGAAAACCCGGTGATGACCTTCCTCACGCCGACTTTCATCGCCGGCGACCGCAGCCTCACTGGCCTTGTCGCGCACGAGCTGGCGCACTCCTGGTCGGGCAACCTCGTCACCAATGCCAACTGGTCGGACTCCTGGCTCAACGAAGGCGTGACCAGCTACTTCGAGAACCGCATTGTCGAAGCGCTCTATGGCTCGCGCCGGGCGAGCCAGGAGGCGGCGCTGAGCTTTGCCGAGGTCGAAAAGGTGCTGGCGAAGAAAGGTGCGGATGCACCGGTGACGGCGCTGCATCTGCCGAAGGGTGCGGACGGCGTGGACGACAGTGAGTCCGGCATTGTCTACGACAAGGGCGCGGTGTTCCTGCGCACCGTCGAAAAGGCAGTCGGCCGCGAACGGTTCGACGCCTGGCTGCGCCAGTGGTTCGACAGCCACGCGTTCCAGCCGGCGACTTCGGCCATGATCGTTGCCGACATGCGCGAACACCTGATCGCAGGCGCTGCCCAGTTGGAAGAGCAGCTCATGCTCGACCAGTGGGTCTATGCGCCGGGCCTGCCCTCGAACGTCGCCCGTCCCTCAGCCTCGGCCTTCGCGGAAGTGGACGCTGCGGCTTCGCATTATCCCTCGACCCACTTCATCGATCCTGAAGCCTGGGCAGGCTGGACCACAGCCGAGCGCCAGCGTTTGATCGCGAAGCTGCCGAAGAAGCTGAGCCATGACGAGCTTGACCGGCTCGACCGCGACCTCGGCCTTTCGCATTCGGGCAACAGCGAAGTCCTGTTCGCCTGGCTCGAGCTGGCGCTGGCCAATCGCTACGACCCGGCTGTGCCCGTGGCCGAAAAGTTCCTCGGCGAAGTTGGTCGTCGCAAGTTCGTCCTACCGCTGTTCGAAGCGCTGTGGGGCGAGGCAGAGTGGGGCCAGCCGATCGCCAAGCGGATCTACGCGGAGACGCGGGCGGGGTATCACTCGGTGACGCAGGGCTCGGTCGACAAGTTGGTCGCTACGGGCGGTTAA
- a CDS encoding GlcG/HbpS family heme-binding protein: MHRLNLAQANALIEAALARGAELGLKPLTVTIHDPGAYLIACQRQDGASNMRVKLAGGKAAGALALGVSSRTIGDMAVDRPHFIAAVDTMSEGGMVPAAGGVIICDAGGTVVGAIGVTGDTSDNDEACALAAIEAVGLRAKN; the protein is encoded by the coding sequence ATGCATCGCCTGAACCTCGCCCAAGCCAACGCTTTGATCGAAGCCGCCCTCGCCAGGGGCGCCGAGCTTGGCCTCAAGCCGCTGACCGTCACGATCCACGATCCCGGCGCCTACCTGATCGCCTGCCAGCGGCAGGACGGGGCCTCGAACATGCGGGTCAAGCTCGCCGGCGGGAAGGCCGCGGGTGCGCTGGCGCTGGGCGTGTCGAGCCGCACGATCGGCGACATGGCGGTCGACCGGCCGCACTTCATCGCGGCAGTCGATACGATGAGCGAAGGCGGCATGGTTCCGGCTGCCGGCGGAGTAATCATCTGCGATGCGGGTGGCACCGTCGTGGGCGCGATCGGCGTTACCGGTGACACTAGCGACAACGACGAAGCCTGTGCCCTCGCAGCCATCGAAGCAGTAGGTTTGCGCGCCAAGAACTAA